The window GGCCGGCGTCGTAGAGCCCGTCGCCGTAACGCCCCTGGCGGAAGGCCGGCGCCATCACCTCCCGCACCAGCCGGGAGGCCTGCGCGTCGGTCAGCAGCCCCTCCAGGCCGCCGCCCACCTCGATCCGCATCTTCCGGTCGTCGCGCGCCACCACCACCAGCACGCCGTCGTCGCCGGCGGCGCTGCCGAGCTTCCAGGCCTCGGCCACCCGGATGGAGAAGTCCTCGATGGGATCCCCGTCCAGCGAGGGGACGAGCAGGAACTGGAGCTGGACCCGCTGGCCGCCCTGGCCCTCCAGCCCGGCGCGCGACAGCGCCTCGAGCCGGCTCCGCTCGGTGCGCGAGAGCAGCCCGGCCTCGTCCACCACCGGGCCGGTCAGGCTGGGGACGGGCGCCGCGGCCGACAGGGCCAGCAGCGCCGCCAGGGCGAGGGCGCTCATCGGCCCGTCAGAACTTCACGGCGGGGGGCTTGGCGGCGTCCGGCGCGGTGGCCTGGAACTGGGCCTTGGGCTGCTTCTTGTAGAACATCGAGTTGGTCCAGCTGGTGGGCGGCACGGTGACCAGGTCGTTGAAGGCCTGCACCGTCTCGATGAAGCGGCGGCGCGCGATGGCGATGCGGTTCTCGGTCCCCTCCAGCTGGGCCTGCAGGTCGCGGAAGGCGCCGTCGGCCTTGAGCTGCGGGTAGGCCTCGGACACCGCCAGCAGCCGGCCGAGCGCGCTCTTGAGCTGGCCCTGGGCCTCCTCGAACTGCTTGAGCCGCTCCGGGGTGAGGTCGTTGACGGTCAGGGTCACCGAGGTGGCCTTGGCGCGGGCCTCCACCACCGCCTCCAGCGTCTCGCGCTCGTGGGCGGCGTAGCCCTTCACCGTGGCCACCAGGTTCGGGACCAGGTCGGAGCGGCGCTGGTACTGGTTCTCCACCTCGGCCCAGGCGCCGCTGACGGCGTTCTCGGCCTGGGGGATGGACTGGACGCCGCAGCCGGCCAGCAGCACGGCGGCGGCGAGTGGGACGGCGAGGCGGGTGGTGGTCATGGTGTGGTTCTCCCCCGGAAGCCATACTGCGACAATGAGAAAGTTATGAATCATCACCTTCACTATATGAGCACTCCGCCGGGCCTGCGAAGGACCCGGCTCAGGGTCGCCGGTCCACCGCCACCACCCGCGCGGTCCACGGGCACCACTGCCGCACCGTGCCGAGCCAGTAGGGCAGGTCGGCCTGGACCGAGCTCGGGCAGGCGTCGCACAGCTCCACGGTGACGTCGGCGAAGGCCGGGGTGGCCGGGTCGGGGTGGAAGCTCCACTGGTCGTCGCAGTCGGCGCCGGCCCTGAGATCGAAGACCGGGATCCGCGCCGGGGCCGCGCCGGTGCGCATGGCGTCGGCCTGGTCGGCGAAGGCGCCGCTGCTGGTCCAGAGCTTGACCGCCTGGGTGCAGACCTCGAGCGTGACGAAGGCGCCCCCGCTCCGGCTGGTGCAGCTGGCGCCGGGGTCGGGGACGCACTGGCCCGCCACGCAGCCCAGCCCGCCGCCGCAGGCGCGGCCGCAGCGGCCGCAGTGGTCCACGTCGGAGGCCACGTCGATGCAGATGCCGTCGCACTCCACCAGCGGGCGGGGGCACGGCTCGGGGGTGCAGCCGGCCAGCGGCGCGGCCAGCGCGGCGGCCAGGGCCGCGGCCAGCAGCCCGGGGCGCGAGCCCGGGCTCGGGTGAGCCGGACGGTGGGCGCCGGCGGCGCAGGGACTGGCGAGGGGAGCCACACGGGGAGCGTAGCCGGGAACCCGCGCCTGCGTGGTAGACCACTCGGGTCCTGACACGGGAGGGCGGCGCCATGGGACGCCTCGGACGGGGTGACGCAGGGCCGGGCGCGGCGGGCGGGCGGGGCGCCGGCGGCGTGGTGGTGAAGTTCGAGCCCTTCTACCGGGTGGTGCGGCGCATCCCGCGCGGGCGGGTGGCCACCTACGGGCAGGTGGCGGCCCTGGCCGGGCGGCCGCGCGGGGCGCGCCTGACCGGGTATGCGCTGGGGGCGCTGCGCACCACCGTGAACGACGTGCCCTGGCAGCGGGTGCTGGGGGCGCGCGGCCGCGACCGGGCCGGGGTCTCGCTCAAGGACCCGATCGGCGCCGGCGTCCAGCAGGCGCTGCTGGAGCGCGAGGGCGTGACCTTCGACGCCCGCGGCCGGGTGGACCTCGCCCGGTTCGGCTGGCGGCCCCGCCGCCGCTGAGGGGGCCACCGCCGACCGCGGCGGCGGCGGCGCCGGCCCGGCGGATCCCGGGCCGACCCTGCCCTACCCCACCGGCGTGGGCTTCACGTGCCAGATCTCCTCGGCGTACTGGTGGATGGTCCGGTCGGAGGAGAACTTGCCCGAGCGGGCCGTGTTGAGGACGGCCATGCGGGTCCACTCGTCCTGGTCGAGCCAGGCCTGCGACACGCGGTCCTGGCAGGTGCAGTAGGCGGCGAAGTCGGCCAGGCAGAGGTAGGGGTCGCCGCCGTCGAGCAGCGCGTGGACGATGGGCCGGAACAGGCCGGGCTCGCCGGGCGAGAAGGTCTCGCCGGCCAGGGCGTCGAGCACCGCCTTGATGCGCGGGTCGCGGTGGTACCAGTCCCACGGGCGGTAGCCGCGCTGGCGCAGCGCCTGCACCTCGTCCACCGTCAGCCCGAAGAGGAAGAAGTTCTCCGCCCCCACCTCCTCGCGGATCTCCACGTTGGCGCCGTCCAGCGTGCCGATGGTGAGCGCGCCGTTGAGCGTGAACTTCATGTTGCCGGTGCCGGAGGCCTCCTTGCCGGCGGTGGAGATCTGCTCCGAGAGATCGGCGGCGGGGTAGATGCGCTCCCCCAGGCTGACGCGGAAGTTGCGCAGGAAGGCCACCGCCAGCCGCCCCTGCACCGCCGGGTCGCCGTTGACCACGTCGCCCACCGAGTTGATGAGCTTGATGATCTGCTTGGCCATGGCGTAGCCGGGGGCCGACTTGCCGCCGAACAGGTAGCTGCGCGGCGGCGGCCGGTAGGTCGGATCGGCCTTCATGCGCAGGTACTCGTGCGCCACCCGCAGGATGGCCAGGAGCTGCCGCTTGTACTCGTGGATGCGCTTCACCTGGACGTCGAAGATGGAGTCCAGGTCGAGCGTCAGGCCGTTCTCCACCCTGACGATCTCGGCCAGCCGGGCCTTGTTCTCCCGCTTGATCTCCCGGAAGGTCCGGCGGAACCCGGCGTCGGCGGCCAGCGGCTCGAGCTTCCTGAGCTCGTCGCCGTCGGTGATCCAGCCCGGGCCGATGACCTCGGTGAGGGTGCGGGCCAGCTCGGGGTTGGAGGCCAGCAGCCAGCGGCGCGGGGTGACGCCGTTGGTCTTGTTGTTGAACTTCTCCGGCCAGAGCCGGTCGAAGTCGTGGAACAGGTGCGCCTTGAGCAGGTCGGTGTGCAGCGCGGCCACCCCGTTGACGGAGTGGGAGCCCACCACCGCCAGGTTGGCCATGCGCACCTGCTTGCCGTGGCCCTCCTCGATGAGCGACATGCGGGCGATGGCGGCCTCGTCGGCCCGCCCGGAGGCGCGGCACTCGGCCAGGAAGCGGCCGTTGATCTCGTAGATCAGCTCGAGGTGCCGCGGCAGCACCCGGCCGAAGAGGTCGACGCTCCAGCGCTCCAGCGCCTCGGGCAGCAGGGTGTGGTTGGTGTAGCCGAAGGTGGCCCGGCACAGCTCCCAGGCCTCGTCCCAGGGCAGGACGTGCTCGTCCACCAGCACCCGCATCAGCTCGGCGATGGCGATGGCCGGGTGGGTGTCGTTGAGCTGGATGGCCACCTTGTCCGGGAAGTTGCGGAAGCCCTCGTTGACCTTGAGGTGGCGGGCCACGATGTCGTGGATGGAGCAGGAGACGAAGAAGTACTGCTGCTGCAGGCGCAGCTCCTTGCCCATGACGGTGAGGTCGTTGGGGTAGAGCACCTTGGAGATGTTCTCCGAGAGGTCCTTCTCCTCCACCGCGCGCAGGTAGTCGCCGGCGTTGAAGTCGG is drawn from Anaeromyxobacter sp. and contains these coding sequences:
- a CDS encoding TPM domain-containing protein, giving the protein MSALALAALLALSAAAPVPSLTGPVVDEAGLLSRTERSRLEALSRAGLEGQGGQRVQLQFLLVPSLDGDPIEDFSIRVAEAWKLGSAAGDDGVLVVVARDDRKMRIEVGGGLEGLLTDAQASRLVREVMAPAFRQGRYGDGLYDAGLGILSATGALAPEEARRQASRPSQGGRRSGLGFVGLFILFLILRAVFFGFSGRRRRGLHDGGGSFVTGAVLGGLLGGLGRDRGGGWGGGGGGGGWGGGGGGFSGGGSSGSW
- a CDS encoding LemA family protein, coding for MTTTRLAVPLAAAVLLAGCGVQSIPQAENAVSGAWAEVENQYQRRSDLVPNLVATVKGYAAHERETLEAVVEARAKATSVTLTVNDLTPERLKQFEEAQGQLKSALGRLLAVSEAYPQLKADGAFRDLQAQLEGTENRIAIARRRFIETVQAFNDLVTVPPTSWTNSMFYKKQPKAQFQATAPDAAKPPAVKF
- a CDS encoding MGMT family protein is translated as MGRLGRGDAGPGAAGGRGAGGVVVKFEPFYRVVRRIPRGRVATYGQVAALAGRPRGARLTGYALGALRTTVNDVPWQRVLGARGRDRAGVSLKDPIGAGVQQALLEREGVTFDARGRVDLARFGWRPRRR
- a CDS encoding glycogen/starch/alpha-glucan phosphorylase, which encodes MAATKKGTGGRTEEAKALERSRDLPNARTASDADALKRSFADHLQYSQGKDEHTATRLDRYFAAAHTVRDRMMRRWIQTQQTYYKRDAKRVYYLSLEFLMGRLMENNLINLGLHANMKAALSDLGLNLTDLLAQEPDAGLGNGGLGRLAACFLDSMATLALPAYGYGIRYEFGIFDQEIRNGYQVERPEEWLRFGCAWEIPRPEAQVPIRLYGRTEAFIDEQGRRRVRWVDGRKVMGMPYDVPVAGYGPGNVNTLRLWRARASQELDLADFNAGDYLRAVEEKDLSENISKVLYPNDLTVMGKELRLQQQYFFVSCSIHDIVARHLKVNEGFRNFPDKVAIQLNDTHPAIAIAELMRVLVDEHVLPWDEAWELCRATFGYTNHTLLPEALERWSVDLFGRVLPRHLELIYEINGRFLAECRASGRADEAAIARMSLIEEGHGKQVRMANLAVVGSHSVNGVAALHTDLLKAHLFHDFDRLWPEKFNNKTNGVTPRRWLLASNPELARTLTEVIGPGWITDGDELRKLEPLAADAGFRRTFREIKRENKARLAEIVRVENGLTLDLDSIFDVQVKRIHEYKRQLLAILRVAHEYLRMKADPTYRPPPRSYLFGGKSAPGYAMAKQIIKLINSVGDVVNGDPAVQGRLAVAFLRNFRVSLGERIYPAADLSEQISTAGKEASGTGNMKFTLNGALTIGTLDGANVEIREEVGAENFFLFGLTVDEVQALRQRGYRPWDWYHRDPRIKAVLDALAGETFSPGEPGLFRPIVHALLDGGDPYLCLADFAAYCTCQDRVSQAWLDQDEWTRMAVLNTARSGKFSSDRTIHQYAEEIWHVKPTPVG